The proteins below are encoded in one region of Vicia villosa cultivar HV-30 ecotype Madison, WI unplaced genomic scaffold, Vvil1.0 ctg.001593F_1_1, whole genome shotgun sequence:
- the LOC131635916 gene encoding uncharacterized protein LOC131635916 — protein MRRVRAAGSISLNPGSLKLFAWTRDFNQALQNNTSAQVWVRFFRLSQEYWRPRILFAIASCVGTPICIDSASAKSRIDRTFGQFVRVLIDMDLSLPLNHNVLVEREGFAFFSDIEYENLPALCSHCRKTGHIVQECKMLGLNFSSGIQKNLETKNQKPGTIPPETVANDGEQWVEVGKKKASRPVITNPDTVYGASLDHNPEDSTRLVSVEPVRDPILLTDTHDGGSRDLVTHIVGGPILEPVTHALVEDILEPVKLVPARPDTNFTGVSKAGFGYSLNCVNSQNFVVQPSDDSESSLSVFVEATQNIPTSNNEDFLQDSWATLGEAPNPVGAFSSAVAVLKKKKSSKVKKKDFSRSQAGPKKSSL, from the coding sequence ATGAGAAGAGTTCGAGCCGCCGGTTCCATCAGCCTTAACCCCGGTTCTTTGAAGCTATTTGCGTGGACTAGAGACTTTAACCAGGCACTTCAAAACAACACATCTGCTCAAGTTTGGGTTCGTTTCTTTAGACTTTCGCAGGAATATTGGAGGCCTCGCATTCTCTTTGCGATTGCAAGTTGTGTGGGTACCCCTATTTGCATCGACTCTGCCTCTGCCAAGTCTCGCATTGATAGAACTTTCGGCCAGTTCGTGAGAGTCCTTATCGATATGGATTTGTCTTTGCCTCTGAATCACAATGTTTTGGTCGAAAGAGAAGGTTTTGCTTTTTTCTCGGATATTGAGTATGAGAACTTACCTGCTTTATGTAGTCATTGCAGGAAAACAGGACATATTGTTCAGGAATGCAAAATGCTAGGTTTAAACTTTTCTTCTGGTATCCAAAAGAATCTAGAGACTAAGAATCAGAAACCGGGGACAATCCCACCCGAAACTGTTGCTAATGATGGAGAACAATGGGTGGAGGTTGGAAAAAAGAAAGCTTCGAGGCCAGTAATAACCAATCCCGATACTGTCTATGGTGCTAGTTTGGATCATAACCCTGAAGATTCCACAAGGCTTGTGTCTGTTGAACCCGTTAGGGATCCTATTTTACTTACTGATACGCACGATGGTGGTAGTCGTGATCTTGTTACCCATATCGTTGGAGGACCTATTTTGGAACCTGTTACCCACGCCTTAGTTGAAGACATTTTGGAACCCGTTAAGCTTGTCCCGGCTAGGCCTGATACGAATTTCACAGGTGTTAGCAAAGCTGGTTTTGGATACAGTCTTAATTGTGTAAACTCTCAGAACTTTGTGGTGCAGCCCTCAGACGATTCAGAGTCGTCTCTTTCAGTTTTCGTGGAGGCAACGCAAAATATTCCCACAAGCAATAATGAAGATTTCCTGCAAGATTCTTGGGCTACGCTAGGTGAAGCTCCAAACCCGGTTGGTGCTTTCTCTTCGGCAGTTGCTGTTCTGAAAAAGAAGAAATCATCAAAGGTTAAGAAAAAGGATTTCTCTCGATCTCAAGCAGGACCAAAGAAATCCTCCTTATGA
- the LOC131635913 gene encoding transcription factor E2FA-like isoform X2, producing MSGGAGASDRGSPMPREANGAPSRPPLKRHLAFVSTKPPFAPMDEYHSFAAVDSRKVADHVTEAVVIRSPVIKRKNGMNESEGESQKWTNSPGYTHVTSSSPFKTPLSAKDGRTNKSRVSKEGRSCPPTPISNAGSPSPLTPAGSCRYDSSLGLLTKKFINLIKRAEDGILDLNKAAETLEVQKRRIYDITNVLEGIGLIEKNLKNRIHWKGIESSTPGSMDGDISMLKSEVEKLSLEEQSLDDQIREMQERLRSLSEDENNQKFLFVTEEDIKGLPCFQNETLIAIKAPHGTTLEVPDPEEAVDYLQRRYRIILRSTMGPIDVYLISQFEEKFEEINGAEPPVSLPLASSSGSNEQQVTEMVPAECSGNGLEPQALLSSQTYSELNVSQEFAGGMMKIVPSDADNDADYWLLSDAEVSITDMWRTDSNVDWSGVDMLHPDFEMISRPQTPSPGLVEAPPTVANPNQR from the exons ATGTCCGGTGGCGCTGGAGCTTCTGACCGTGGCTCGCCGATGCCGAGGGAGGCTAACGGAGCACCGAGTAGGCCGCCGTTGAAGCGTCATCTGGCGTTTGTCTCGACGAAGCCGCCATTTGCACCGATGGATGAGTATCACAGTTTTGCCGCCGTTGATTCTCGGAAAGTCGCCGATCACGTGACGGAAGCGGTTGTTATCAGATCTCCG GTCATAAAGCGGAAGAATGGAATGAATGAAAGTGAAGGAGAATCACAAAAGTGGACTAACAGCCCTGGATACACCCATGTAACCAGTAGTAGCCCCTTTAAAACTCCATTGTCCGCAAAAGATGGAAGGACAAACAAGTCAAGGGTTTCCAAAGAAGGCAGATCATGTCCTCCAACACCTATCTCAAATGCTG GTTCCCCTTCCCCTCTTACTCCTGCTGGTAGCTGTCGTTATGACAGTTCCTTAG GTCTCTTGACAAAAAAGTTCATCAATTTGATCAAGCGTGCTGAGGATGGAATTCTTGACCTGAATAAAGCAGCAGAAACTTTGGAG GTGCAAAAGAGGAGGATATATGACATAACTAATGTTTTGGAAGGCATTGGTCTCATTGAAAAGAATCTCAAGAACAGAATACATTGGAA AGGAATTGAATCTTCTACGCCTGGTAGTATGGATGGGGATATCTCTATGCTTAAG TCAGAAGTTGAAAAACTTTCTTTGGAAGAACAGAGTCTAGATGATCAAATAAG GGAGATGCAAGAAAGGCTGAGAAGTTTGAGTGAAGATGAAAATAACCAGAA GTTCCTTTTTGTGACCGAGGAAGATATTAAGGGCCTACCTTGCTTCCAG AATGAAACTTTGATAGCAATCAAAGCTCCACATGGAACCACCTTGGAAGTCCCTGATCCTGAGGAA GCCGTTGACTATCTACAGAGGAGATATAGAATCATTCTTAGGAGCACAATGGGTCCCATCGATGTCTACCTTATCAG TCAATTTGAGGAGAAATTTGAAGAGATTAATGGTGCTGAGCCCCCCGTGAGCTTACCTCTTGCTTCAAGTTCAGGGTCTAATGAGCAACAAGTGACGGAAATGGTTCCTGCTGAATGCAGTGGTAACGGACTTGAACCTCAAGCTCTTCTCTCTTCCCAGACATACTCTGAACTAAATGTTTCCCAAGAGTTTGCTGGGGGTATGATGAAGATTGTCCCTTCAGATGCTGAT AATGATGCTGATTATTGGCTTCTATCAGATGCTGAAGTTAGCATAACAGATATGTGGAGAACAGATT CTAATGTTGATTGGAGTGGAGTGGACATGCTTCATCCTGACTTTGAAATGATCTCGAGGCCACAAACTCCATCACCTGGACTTGTAGAAGCACCACCGACTGTAGCTAACCCTAATCAGAGGTGA
- the LOC131635913 gene encoding transcription factor E2FA-like isoform X1, whose protein sequence is MSGGAGASDRGSPMPREANGAPSRPPLKRHLAFVSTKPPFAPMDEYHSFAAVDSRKVADHVTEAVVIRSPVIKRKNGMNESEGESQKWTNSPGYTHVTSSSPFKTPLSAKDGRTNKSRVSKEGRSCPPTPISNAGSPSPLTPAGSCRYDSSLGLLTKKFINLIKRAEDGILDLNKAAETLEVQKRRIYDITNVLEGIGLIEKNLKNRIHWKGIESSTPGSMDGDISMLKSEVEKLSLEEQSLDDQIREMQERLRSLSEDENNQKFLFVTEEDIKGLPCFQQNETLIAIKAPHGTTLEVPDPEEAVDYLQRRYRIILRSTMGPIDVYLISQFEEKFEEINGAEPPVSLPLASSSGSNEQQVTEMVPAECSGNGLEPQALLSSQTYSELNVSQEFAGGMMKIVPSDADNDADYWLLSDAEVSITDMWRTDSNVDWSGVDMLHPDFEMISRPQTPSPGLVEAPPTVANPNQR, encoded by the exons ATGTCCGGTGGCGCTGGAGCTTCTGACCGTGGCTCGCCGATGCCGAGGGAGGCTAACGGAGCACCGAGTAGGCCGCCGTTGAAGCGTCATCTGGCGTTTGTCTCGACGAAGCCGCCATTTGCACCGATGGATGAGTATCACAGTTTTGCCGCCGTTGATTCTCGGAAAGTCGCCGATCACGTGACGGAAGCGGTTGTTATCAGATCTCCG GTCATAAAGCGGAAGAATGGAATGAATGAAAGTGAAGGAGAATCACAAAAGTGGACTAACAGCCCTGGATACACCCATGTAACCAGTAGTAGCCCCTTTAAAACTCCATTGTCCGCAAAAGATGGAAGGACAAACAAGTCAAGGGTTTCCAAAGAAGGCAGATCATGTCCTCCAACACCTATCTCAAATGCTG GTTCCCCTTCCCCTCTTACTCCTGCTGGTAGCTGTCGTTATGACAGTTCCTTAG GTCTCTTGACAAAAAAGTTCATCAATTTGATCAAGCGTGCTGAGGATGGAATTCTTGACCTGAATAAAGCAGCAGAAACTTTGGAG GTGCAAAAGAGGAGGATATATGACATAACTAATGTTTTGGAAGGCATTGGTCTCATTGAAAAGAATCTCAAGAACAGAATACATTGGAA AGGAATTGAATCTTCTACGCCTGGTAGTATGGATGGGGATATCTCTATGCTTAAG TCAGAAGTTGAAAAACTTTCTTTGGAAGAACAGAGTCTAGATGATCAAATAAG GGAGATGCAAGAAAGGCTGAGAAGTTTGAGTGAAGATGAAAATAACCAGAA GTTCCTTTTTGTGACCGAGGAAGATATTAAGGGCCTACCTTGCTTCCAG CAGAATGAAACTTTGATAGCAATCAAAGCTCCACATGGAACCACCTTGGAAGTCCCTGATCCTGAGGAA GCCGTTGACTATCTACAGAGGAGATATAGAATCATTCTTAGGAGCACAATGGGTCCCATCGATGTCTACCTTATCAG TCAATTTGAGGAGAAATTTGAAGAGATTAATGGTGCTGAGCCCCCCGTGAGCTTACCTCTTGCTTCAAGTTCAGGGTCTAATGAGCAACAAGTGACGGAAATGGTTCCTGCTGAATGCAGTGGTAACGGACTTGAACCTCAAGCTCTTCTCTCTTCCCAGACATACTCTGAACTAAATGTTTCCCAAGAGTTTGCTGGGGGTATGATGAAGATTGTCCCTTCAGATGCTGAT AATGATGCTGATTATTGGCTTCTATCAGATGCTGAAGTTAGCATAACAGATATGTGGAGAACAGATT CTAATGTTGATTGGAGTGGAGTGGACATGCTTCATCCTGACTTTGAAATGATCTCGAGGCCACAAACTCCATCACCTGGACTTGTAGAAGCACCACCGACTGTAGCTAACCCTAATCAGAGGTGA